A window of the Loxodonta africana isolate mLoxAfr1 chromosome 3, mLoxAfr1.hap2, whole genome shotgun sequence genome harbors these coding sequences:
- the LOC104846377 gene encoding sperm head and tail associated protein-like, translated as MGSPPQRLRSPYCNWTRPQITPPPCPRSAYFDLHASLCYCDGYLSTLGTSPVTSPHLTHRPPEAGPLTSPPLAHRPPETGPLTSHPGTHRPPETGPLTSPPLTHGTPETDPMIASPLTHRPPGTGPLTSSPLTHGRLETDVFISPPHTHGPQGPCPTVSPPLPHRPQGIGLIISPPLAHRSVETRPMVSPPLSHRHLETGPMIFSHWSSGRSYNDPPLSAVPPPPTVSFYHGCLKPPDSCEPKPQLDLPLGKNYCGFSPPFQADVSRSPNPPQKGSYHCSHLPPEAHIPAPGSPYCAIRMLPGSTSSPCPPQSQTPRKTCFESVLSWEAGGSSYLFLPPGTTISGPSCPQESPLSLSSHYPYSVLPFPSPPTNQFISPLQPLPRRSYNEPPPTTPISPQVKSPKSSELKQSRAPHRCHSVVIPFQCTPPGEPRPPKTCTSPLPLSDPSSLSSPSCREPSVTTPSNSCPKELPLETALPIVVPRTLKTVIPTSLPLHFTCATASLNSYAQSIPRGPPIKSPCGTHMCSVVPSSPHPCSLGSLSHSTGPFQCHNQPVVSHCGTYSTPRGPPPPPRQSVESPCATHVYSFIPLRTPFDPQSLPIAPRAQGRPDIPCGLHIYSVAARDSRKDRPQVPYSCPLPSSKSSSCSTNISCSSTVVISGSQSSDTQSKSTNRSRSRSQSKSPHRSRSRSRSKSPHQSITEGQIESFHLSRSLDQSKSPHYSRNEGQSKGLHRSRSQSRSKSPNQSINLDQGEIPHRNRSRSRSKSPNEGESQGRRKSLPVNRSQSKSPHQSESPHHSKSQGRSKSPRQRKK; from the coding sequence ATGGGGTCGCCCCCTCAGCGTCTGCGGAGCCCTTATTGCAATTGGACCAGGCCCCAGATAACACCGCCTCCCTGTCCCCGAAGCGCCTACTTTGACCTGCACGCTTCCCTCTGTTACTGTGATGGATACTTGTCAACCCTGGGAACCAGCCCGGTGACCTCCCCTCACCTCACTCATAGGCCCCCAGAAGCTGGCCCATTGACCTCCCCTCCCCTTGCTCATAGGCCCCCAGAAACTGGCCCACTGACTTCCCATCCCGGCACTCATAGGCCCCCAGAAACGGGCCCATTGacctcccctcccctcactcACGGGACCCCAGAAACTGACCCCATGATTGCATCTCCACTCACTCATCGGCCCCCAGGAACTGGCCCCTTGACTTCCAGTCCTCTCACTCATGGGCGTCTGGAAACtgatgtctttatttcacctccCCACACTCATGGGCCCCAGGGACCTTGCCCCACAGTTTCACCTCCTCTTCCTCATAGGCCTCAGGGAATTGGACTCATCATTTCACCTCCCCTTGCTCACCGGTCTGTGGAAACTAGACCTATGGTCTCCCCACCTCTTTCTCATAGGCATTTGGAAACTGGGCCCATGATTTTCTCTCACTGGTCTTCAGGGAGAAGTTACAATGACCCTCCTCTTTCTGCAGTACCTCCTCCACCCACTGTCAGCTTTTACCATGGCTGCCTTAAGCCTCCAGACTCTTGTGAACCCAAACCACAGCTTGACTTGCCTCTTGGGAAAAATTATTGTGGCTTCTCACCTCCTTTTCAGGCAGATGTCTCTCGCTCTCCCAACCCTCCCCAGAAGGGCTCTTATCACTGCTCACATCTTCCTCCAGAGGCCCATATTCCTGCCCCTGGGAGTCCTTACTGTGCCATCCGTATGCTTCCTGGGAGTACTAGTTCTCCCTGTCCACCCCAGTCTCAGACCCCCAGGAAGACTTGCTTTGAGTCCGTTCTTTCCTGGGAAGCTGGTGGGAGCTCTTACCTCTTCCTACCTCCCGGCACCACAATTTCTGGTCCCTCTTGTCCCCAGGAATCCCCTCTTTCCCTGTCCTCCCACTATCCTTATTCTGTCCTCCCCTTCCCGTCACCGCCAACCAACCAGTTTATATCTCCACTCCAGCCACTCCCTCGCAGAAGCTATAATGAACCCCCTCCCACTACCCCAATTTCCCCCCAGGTGAAGTCCCCCAAATCCTCAGAGTTAAAGCAGTCACGTGCTCCCCACAGGTGTCACTCTGTGGTCATCCCTTTCCAGTGTACCCCTCCTGGCGAACCTAGGCCTCCTAAGACCTGTACTTCTCCTCTACCTCTCTCTGACCCCTCCAGCCTTTCCAGTCCTTCTTGTAGAGAGCCATCCGTCACAACTCCATCAAATTCCTGTCCCAAAGAACTGCCCCTAGAGACTGCCTTACCCATTGTGGTTCCTAGAACCCTCAAAACTGTCATCCCCACTTCACTTCCCCTCCACTTTACTTGTGCTACTGCCTCACTCAATAGTTACGCTCAGAGCATCCCCCGTGGACCCCCCATAAAATCTCCCTGCGGCACCCATATGTGCTCTGTTGTTCCCTCCTCCCCCCATCCTTGCTCTCTGGGTTCCCTCAGTCACTCCACAGGCCCTTTTCAGTGTCATAACCAGCCAGTGGTATCCCACTGTGGCACTTACAGCACTCCCAggggcccacccccaccccctcgcCAGTCTGTGGAGTCCCCTTGTGCTACCCACGTCTATTCTTTTATCCCTTTGAGGACACCCTTTGACCCCCAAAGTTTACCCATTGCCCCCCGTGCCCAAGGCCGCCCTGACATTCCCTGTGGTCTCCATATCTACTCTGTGGCCGCTCGAGACTCTCGCAAAGACCGCCCCCAGGTCCCCTACAGCTGCCCTTTGCCTTCATCCAAGAGTTCCAGCTGTAGCACTAATATCAGCTGCAGTTCGACTGTTGTTATTAGTGGAAGCCAGAGTAGTGACACCCAGAGCAAGAGTACCAACCGAAGCAGAAGCCGGAGTCAGAGTAAGAGTCCCCATCGTAGCAGAAGTCGAAGCCGGAGCAAGAGTCCCCACCAGAGCATAACTGAGGGCCAGATCGAGAGTTTCCACCTTAGCAGAAGTCTGGACCAGAGCAAGAGTCCCCATTATAGCAGAAATGAGGGCCAGAGCAAGGGTCTTCACCGTAGCAGAAGTCAGAGCCGGAGCAAGAGTCCCAACCAGAGCATAAATCTGGACCAGGGTGAGATTCCTCACCGTAACAGAAGTCGGAGCAGAAGCAAGAGTCCCAACGAGGGTGAAAGTCAGGGCCGGAGGAAGAGTCTCCCTGTTAACAGAAGCCAGAGCAAGAGTCCCCACCAGAGTGAAAGTCCCCACCATAGCAAAAGTCAAGGTCGGAGCAAGAGTCCCcgacaaagaaagaaatga